Below is a window of Mucilaginibacter sp. PAMC 26640 DNA.
TTGCGGTGATCGGCTATATGCTTTGGCAGGATTGGAAACTGGCACTCATTACACTTATTCCGATGCCGCTTTTGTTTGCCTCAACCTATGTGTTTAAAGAGGCTATCAAATCATCTTTTCAGGAGGTGCGTACCCAGGTGGCGCAGCTGAACACTTTCCTCGCCGAGCACATCAGCGGGATCAGCATCATCCAGTATTTTTCGCGGGAGGATCAGGAGATGCGGAAGTTCCGCGCGGTGAACCAAAAATACCGCGATGCCAATATCCGGTCTAACTGGTACTATTCCATTTTTTTCCCGGTAGTGGAGATCTTGTTTGCTATTTGTATGGCACTGCTGGTTTGGTACGGATGTAAACGTATCCTCAGCGATGAACAATTACACAGTATCTCAGCATCACCAAACGGTGTTACGCCGGGTGTAATAACGGGTTTTATTGTATTGTTAAACATGCTTTTCCGCCCCATCCGCCAGCTGGCCGATAAATTCAATACCCTCCAAATGGGTATGGTGGGGGCCGACCGGATCTTTAAAGTGTTGGATACCGACGAGGTAGCCACCGACGATGGTAAACTTGCCCCTGCTGTTCTGCAAGGCGACATTGAGTTTAAAAATGTTTGGTTTGCTTATAACGATGAGAACTGGGTATTGAAAGATATCAATTTCCATATAAAACCCGGTGAAACGCTGGCACTCGTGGGCGCAACCGGCGCTGGTAAATCATCCACCATCAACATCCTTAACCGCTTTTATGATATCGGCAAGGGTACAGTAAAAGTAGATGGGCACGACATTCGTGAGTATGAAGTGGATTACTTGCGGTCGCGGATTGCAACGGTGATACAAGATGTGTTTTTATTTACAGATACCATCGGCAACAACATCAGTCTGAACAATACCAATATTACCCGGGAAGAAATCATTAAGGCAGCGAAAGATGTAGGGGCGCATGAGTTTATTGAGCGTTTACCGGGAGGCTATGATTACAATGTGATGGAACGCGGTGCAACACTTTCCGCAGGGCAGGCCCAACTCATCTCCTTTATCCGTGCGCTGGTATATAACCCGGCCATTTTAGTACTGGATGAAGCAACGTCATCGGTGGATACCGAGACAGAATTACTGATTCAGCATGCTATCAACAAATTGATGCAGGGCCGTACAGCCATAGT
It encodes the following:
- a CDS encoding antibiotic ABC transporter ATP-binding protein; translated protein: MHYVKPYTSVFVVAAFLTIFLAVIALAQPILIQLTLDKYILANDYNGLLFMVELMIGQLIIQTIAQYYQTYLTNSLGQSVIKDLRIDVFNHVTSLRLKYFDRTPIGMLITRTVSDLETIADIFSEGLISIMGDMLLVFAVIGYMLWQDWKLALITLIPMPLLFASTYVFKEAIKSSFQEVRTQVAQLNTFLAEHISGISIIQYFSREDQEMRKFRAVNQKYRDANIRSNWYYSIFFPVVEILFAICMALLVWYGCKRILSDEQLHSISASPNGVTPGVITGFIVLLNMLFRPIRQLADKFNTLQMGMVGADRIFKVLDTDEVATDDGKLAPAVLQGDIEFKNVWFAYNDENWVLKDINFHIKPGETLALVGATGAGKSSTINILNRFYDIGKGTVKVDGHDIREYEVDYLRSRIATVIQDVFLFTDTIGNNISLNNTNITREEIIKAAKDVGAHEFIERLPGGYDYNVMERGATLSAGQAQLISFIRALVYNPAILVLDEATSSVDTETELLIQHAINKLMQGRTAIVIAHRLSTIQNADKIIVLDHGEIKEMGTHQELLRIEGGYYRKLYDLQFNSAGIAKSI